From the genome of Dermochelys coriacea isolate rDerCor1 chromosome 1, rDerCor1.pri.v4, whole genome shotgun sequence:
TGTTCTTGTGAAGTACAGGAACAGCCACCCTAGATCAGACccaggtccatctaatccagtatcctaaTCGTAGAGTTTGTTGTCAAGCATAGTTCCGGTAGTACTACATGTACTGTATGTATTTCAAATGGTTGTTGCTAATATGGTTTCTGTTGACATCCACATGGCATCTGCATGTCATTCTTACCACAATTCTATCATATTTGGCTTGCACAGACTTGTAGATTTGAGTTTGTTTGAAGAACTTGGTGCATATGCTAAGTCTGCTGCATAGCTGGAACAATGGAGCTCTTTCAGTCAtactatgaaaaggagtacttgtggcaccttagagactaacaaatttattagagcataagcttttgtgagctacagctcacttcatcggatgagctgtagctcacgaaagcttatgctctaataaatttgttagtctctaaggtgccacaagtactccttttctttttgcgaatacagactaacacggctgctactctgaaaccagtcatactATGTTTTCTGTTTCCCCAGTAAGATGTATGATGTATGGGTTTGGAGATGACCAGAATCCCTATACAGAATCAGTGGATATTCTTGAAGACCTGGTGATAGAGTTCATCACAGAGATGGTAGGTTATATTAAAAAATCTGCTTAATTTGTTTCTGGACTGAAATGACTAGAGAGAGcagtccattttaaaaacaaataactcTTAGTTAGACAGTGGTTAGGAAAgccctttctaaaaaaaaaaaaaaaaaaaaaaaaaaaaaaagatcagtggAAGGGGATGCTTTAGTTTTCTAAAGACTCTAAAAGTaggcttctttttatttttcactaaaaagacctataattaaaaaaaacttacatAAATTTAAACCATTTAATAAATGTCTTGAACTAATCCAGTAACTGGTTGATTAATCATCTGATTTGCATCTCAGAAATCACTAACCCTTCATCCTTCCAGGGTTGATGATCTCCTGCATTCAACAGTGTGTACttttaaagggaaaagaaaagtccTGCATGCTCTGTGTGGGCATTGGCTCACATTTCTGTTGTTGTAAGAGAAGATTTGCCTTGTTGCCCTGAGCCAGGGATTCCTGgactccattttttttaactgagctgCGTGTTTTCTTCTCCTGGGGTACAGGAGTTTTATATACTGTACTACCTAATTTCTTCTCACTACCTGCAACTCCCAGTACTCCTCTCTTTACATCATTTTGCAGGTTAGGCCTGTCCTCCTGTGTActtgctgctactctgattttGGTATGATCAGCAAGTTGGATGACaattcaccacacacacacacatgccactCAATGAaggcacaaagcagctggcatGGTGCAGACATAGGCTTGGCTGTGAATTTTATATATTATGTTTGTGACTTTATGACAAAGCACCTAACAGTGTTGCACTTGTATATGAGTTGCCAGGAAATAAGATTTccagcttttatttatttgagtTTTGGAGAGGGGTGCATATTGACTGGCACAATAGATCCGGGTCCGTGAACCTTGCTTATAGCTGCTATGGTATTGCAAATAGTAAATAACTGGTAGGTAACGTTGCTGCTTAGACTgtttttgtgggtgttttttttttgttttgttttgttttttactagtGTGAAAGGTAGTTCATAGACCACCTAGAAAGGCTCTCCTGACCATAGTTTAGCTAGGATGGTGGCTTTCAATCTCTTAAACTATTGGTTTCCTCTTCAAAAGTGCAAAGCCCAGCTTGTTCGAAGTGCCAGTGTACCATCTAAAAACAGTGTATAAGGTAACTTACAAGAAGGAAAAGGAAGCATAACTTTCAGTGAaatcattgtttgtttgttttttaaacagacacaCAAGGCAATGTCAATTGGACGGCAGGGTCGTGTACAGGTTGAGGATATTGTCTTTTTGATCCGCAAGGACCCACGGAAGTTTGCTAGAGTAAAAGACCTGTTGACTATGAATGAAGAACTGAAACGAGCCAGGAAGGCTTTTGATGAAGCAAACTATGGATCTTGATGCTTTTGTGTTGTGCAGAGATGGTAAACATTATGACTACAtgttatgtatatattttttttttaagccattctCTTTTTCAATACTGAGAAACTAACCCCCTACtgctttgggtttgtttttgtggggtttttgtgtgtgggtttttttgttttgtttgggggctTTTTGGATGGATTTCAGTGCTGAAGTGGCTAAAGCTGCATTTACTGGTAAGAACTGCCAGACAAGCCTGTAAATGTATCTTAATATTTTGTATCTTCTTATGCTATTTTAAGAAAAGGCAAGGGAGTTCAAACTAAAAGTGCTCTAGAAGTTCTTCATGCTTGTTTGTAGCAACTCTTGTTTTGAGTTATGGCAGCCTGTcatgtaccagatgactagaaaGCTAAATGAGAAGAGATGCTTGGCAACTGTGCACAGTTCTCATTAGATTCATATATCCTTCAGCTGATCCACCAAGTTGATTTCAAAGGAATAATTGAAAAGTTAGTGTCTGAACATCATTGTGTTCGGAGAGGTTTAAACAGTGTAGCTAGCCAAAGTATTGAAACTTTTTCCATGTCTTACAAGGGGGTATTTATGAATAATGTGTTTTAACAGTTCTCTTGCTCTGAGTCTGCAATGTTAAATATATTCAAGGCACATGAGAATATTTCCACATAAGGAACAAAACTTATTTGCACTAAAATGCTGCATGTCCAGTAGTCTTAGTCCCACAATGGAGTCTTAATCTaaaatatatgaatatttttatGGAAATGGCTTTGCTTTTTTTGTGTACGCACTGCCAGATATTAGTGAGGATGCTGACTTTTTACTATTTAGCTTCAGTTAGCTGTGACTCTAGGCTCACCTCCCCTAGATTTAACTGCACTCCAATAGTTCTTTCCACATAAAGTAGTCTAGAAAGACAAAACTGGGTTTTCAGGCATTTATTAACCAAGAGAAGGAAGCAGCCAGGGATGAATAAACAGCAGGTTCCAGTTTCCTTCTGGCATAATAAAGCTTAATGATTCTGTTCAGTCAGAAATAATTTAATAGTTTTGTACTACTAGAAGATGCGGCTGCTGTGGCATTTCACAGCTAGTTTAATGTTTGAAACATTACACTAGAGGGTCTTTCAAATCTAGGTTTAAATTCCACCACATTGACTTACCTTTCATCCTTAAGACACGCATTGTTCCATATATTTTACTCTGCATGGATCTCCTGCAGAAGGCCATAAACAGAAGTCCTGCCTGGTTGGTAGGAACATTACAGATCCTATGGTGCTCCTTTTGAAACAGCAGACGTTACCATATTTATCCCTATAACCCGttggttctcagcctttccagactactgtacccctttcaggagtctgatttgtcttgtggaCAGCAAGTTTCATCtcaaactacttgcttacaaaatcagatataaaaatacaagtgtcccagcacactattattgaaaaattgctttctcacttaccacataattataaaaatcaattggaatatcaCTATTGTACTAACATTTCAGTGTAGTCTATAGAGTagtacaaacaagtcattgtatgaaattttagtttgtactgatttcactagtGCTTCTTATGTAGCTtattgtaaaactagacaaatatctctAGATGAGTTTTTGTAGCTCCtcaaagacctctgcatacctccAGGGTATGTGTAACCCTGGacgggaaccactgctctaactcaCTGGTGATATCATTTGTGATTTTGTATATTGATAGCTTGTAAGTGGTGTAGAATCTCCTAAAAGAAAGGTGTTAAGTGTGAATTATAGTCCACTACATGCCAAGAGAATTTCAGGGGGAAGCCAATCAAACCACTAAAATAGACAGCTTCTTCTGAGATTGGCCTGCTGTATTATGCTGCAGGACTATTCAAGCTATTGCCTGAATGTAGcatttaaccttgtaaataacagcctagagcagaggtggccaacctgtggctccagagccacatgtggcttttcagaagttaatatgcggctccttgtataggcaccaactctgggcctggagctacaggtgccaactttccaatatgccaggggggtgctcactgctcaacccctggctttgccacaggcccttgctcctccctctcccctgtccccagagcctcctgcatgccaagaaACAGCTGATGGGGAAGTGCTGGGGGGAAGAACTGATGAGGGGTTGCTGATGTATTaccgtggctctttggcaatatacattggtaaattctggctccttctcgggctcaggttggccactgcCTAGAGGACTTTTGTAGAAATTTTAACTTGTATGCAAAGAAAATAAGATCACaaaactggtggggggggggggggattttatgGATGGTGAGTAGTTGCTCTGAAAGTCAGGGATCATTAAATAGAAATCTATAGCACAAAGACATGCATTtctcttcccattttacaaacacCATCAGTCTTTAGATTTACTGTAATGTGACTTAATTTGAATATTAACACCAGTGGGGGTggtgctataaaatgtaaatgtgtCTGTGCTGAAATGAGGTAGGAGACTTATACAATGGGGTAACTTTGCTCTTCCATCCCCTGGGTTACCTTTTATATTTCTTGTGGGCACTATTGTAAAGATTGGTTTTTAAGGGGAATGACACCTAGATTATTTTGTGTATTATAGGGCTAGCGGCTCTAGTTCtggaccagcaccccattgtAGTAGGTCCTGTACAATAGGAGAGTATTCCATACACCTCCAACATTCTTCTAGGTGAAAACAGATCACTGGGGCATTGTGATAAATGCAAGATTTCAGTGGCATCATGGTAACTGCTGTATCAGCCCCCCCCTTACTCTGCTGTGATACTTACTTACTTTCTCTGGTCAGTTTCCTGTATTTAAACCAAAAATGCAGAACTCGAAAATGAGAGTGCATCCTCCCCCCTCCTCTGGCACTTAAGGTTTGGTCCTAGGAACACACATGTAACTATGAACACTAGTCCCATTGGATTCAATAAGACTACTCCTGTACAGCAGTGATGTAGAAGCAGGACTATAAACTAAGTTGTTCTCAGCATGGACCATGGCTTTGTATATATTAGtacagtaactcttcacttaaaATGGTGCTGctattcttgcaccttcctctgaagcagctggtgctggtccCTGGTAGAGAGAGGCTTTACTAGACTAAACAGATCACAGGTCAGCTCCTCATGTATTCTCCATCTTTATTTTCAGGTACTTGTATCTTTCCAGGAAAGCAGCCTTCTGGGCTGAAAGCTGCTTCTTAGGCTATGTCCAGCACTGAGTTATGGAATGTTTTACCGAAAAGCTTAATCTGTACCTGCCTTTGGCAGTGTAATAACTCCATGGAAGTGGGTTTGTGTCCTCTGATGAATGAAGGCagaacacttttatttttaatcttgtcATGCTACAGCTAGACTACTTCAGTGCACTATAGTTGGCTGCTACCCTTTAAAGTAGCCTCAGCTACATTGTGTGTAAGCTGAAACATCAGCTCACCTCTTCTCCAGGCTGAGCTGTTTTATACACCTAATCAGCACTTCAAATAGGCAAACATCTTTCAGAAGTGGGGTTTTCAATGAAACCCTAACTGCTGAGACACTTATTCTACAGTGTACCTCCAGCCCTCACTACTAGACTTACTGTATGGATCACTCTTACAGGTGGGGTTTAAACTTCACAGCACCAGCAGGAATGCATGCTCACTGCATGATCTACATTTCAGATCTGGCCAAGCACTGGAGTTAGGGTAGCTTAAAGCAGTGGCTgtcacctttccagactactgtacccctttcaggagtctgatttgtcttgagttacctctaagtttcacctcacttaaactacttgtttacaaaatgagacaaaaatacaaaagaggcacagcacacttactgaaattgattcatttttattataattataaaagTCTATTGGAATATAAAGAGtgcttacatttcaatgtatagtaaaGTTATCTGTATAAaactttagtttgtactgactttgctagggctttttatgcagcctgttaaaacctaggcaaatatctagatgagttgatgtaccccctggaagacctctgtgtactccaagcggtacacgtacccctggctAAAAGCAACGCTGTAAGAGCCAGCTTATATGCTCCCATACACTTCAGGCATCAAAATGGCAAAGACTGCTGTCCTCCCTCTAAGATCATGACAATACAAAGACATTGTGATTTCTGTACTAGCAGCAAATATTAAAGGGGTGACTGAACatagaaagtattttaaaacaagccAAGACTAAGTATTTGTGGTGTTCAATCTTTACTCAGAGCAAGGGAGGGGTTCCTTTGATAGCCAGAAGCAGATGGCCCAGCTCTTTCCACATGCTAGAGGAATCTTGTCCTCTAGTTGGTTTCTAACATGGTGTTTTATACTACATTCTGTGATTGCAGCACTTATAAGACAGGTCTCTCATAGTCATGCAGTAGGACTAGAGAGAGGCATTGTGCTTTTCCAGATGAAGAGATGAAAAACGCCCAAATAAACCCCTGTTCTCTTAGCAAGGCCCCCTCACCCATGAAGATATTAGACTGTCCGTCTGAGATCTCCTCTAAAATGGCATTTTGCAAAGAAACATTTAGTAAGGCCACTATCTTCTGTATGGCAGCCTCACTAGCCCCTCTCACACCACCCCAATTATTGTGGGGAAATTAAGTATGTGGATTTCAGAGACTAACGCTTTAACAATGTTTCTGATAGTTTCCTTTAGGAGACCCCAACCCATCTTCTAAAGGCAGTTATAAAAAGCTAGACTGTGGAGTTCTAGAGTAGTAGTCCCCAAATTTCATGGTTGGGCCCTGCCATACACTTCTGTGTGCATCCCTCCCCCACATGGTCAGGAGCAGGGCTGTAGCTCctgaggttggggggggggggggggaagagggatggaGATAGACGcaggtaagggggccaaggctggtgCTGTAGCTCAGTGCGGGTTTCAGGCCAGGGCTGGAAACAGAGCAGTAGCCAAGGCTTGGGGAAGGGCCAAAACTAGGGATGGGACAGATGCAGAGTCGAGGCTGTGCACGGGGCCACagcagaggggttggagcagggTTGGGTAgtgctccttcccccactccccaggggGGCTGGCTTGAGCCCCATTGTGCCCCCCTAAAGTTCCTCCACACCCACCCTTGGGGGGGCatgtcccacagtttggggacctctgtacTACAGTGACTCACCCACACATTACACCAGTGTTATACACCCATTGCTGCAAAAATGTCATCAATATCATCATTCTCACTAGCCCCTTTCACTGTAGGTCCAGGGTTTCTTTCCAATGCCACAGGTTCAGAGATCCCCACTTTGTCTTGTTCTCCAACATGCGTGGCAGTACTACAGTCTCCTGCTTTTCTTAAGTGAAGTGAATGCTCACACTGCTGAGCAGGAAAGAGGGACACAGCACCAGGCATACTGTCTTCAAAAAGGATGGAAGTGTTTTGTTGAACAAACTCTGGAGTCTTCTTTGAGACAGATTTTGATCTTCTAGACAGTTTGATCTTCCTTTGCTGCCAGAAACATGCTCTGTGGTACTGCTTTGGCCAACATGCCTTTTGCAAGCCAGAGAGAAGGTATTTGCAGATAGATGCTTTAACACAGCCCAGTTTTTTCTGCAAGCTTTAAggtgaagggggaaaaacaaagcaattcttcaatggggcgggggggaagacaCACAAAAGGGTTTCTGCTCTGGCAAAATTCAATCCTCCCAGCTTTGGGGGACTTGGACATTTCCCTTCTTCCCTCACAACCCAGAGGTATAGAAGCATCTTGGAAATCATAAGCCCAGGCTTGAAAAATATCACCATCCCaggtagaaagaatattttcccaCCCTACatcttattgcagtgtagaaagTATTCATACACATTTAGAAAAGCTTCACTGCAGATGAGTGAACAGAATAATGCACCTCCCCTCAAATGCATTTCTAGATCTGTGAACATTCCAAGGGCTTTTTTACACAGGAACTTGCAACCGTttcattaaattgatttaattaagAAATTGCACACTGGTGGACTCTAACTTTGGTTTAAGAATAGCTTATTTCTGTCATCTTAAACCAAAAACCCCACTCATACCAGAACAGCAGCCACCACTCAAGGTTTTGTACTAGCCTAGCTACATTAGTTTTAATTCAACACTTAGGTAATGCCAGTACAATTTTCCCACAGAGGTAAGACCTAAATAGTAGGATATATTAAAGAACTGCAAAGTGGTGTCCCTGAAAACCCCAAATCCATGTTAAATTACACCTAcctgcagccctgagcctccaCATGCTGCAGCCGTTTGCTTTTCAAAAGTTTGGTTCCCAGAAAGAAAGCTTCTGACTTGAGCTTTTTGCTTTTGCAGCAGAGAACGGCCATTTTGAGTGCTTCAGACAGTTCTCCAAAAGAGCAGGCTTCTCTAAACCTCAACACAAGGGATTTGGTATGCTGGGATCTTGCTGCTTTTGCTTCAGAAAGTGTTAGTCTGAAGTCTACATCCTGAAATAAAGATGAGGGAAGAaattagtgttttaaaaaaaatcagtgtccaATTGATCCTCAAAAGGAGAAAAGCTCAGATGCTTAGTGTTAAAGAAACATCATTTACTGCACTGGGAGGCAGTGGTCTGGTTGTTAAGAGCAAGGGACTTAAGTTCAGGAGACTGCAGTTCAATTCCCATCTCTAGCACCAACCGTGAAATGGAAACGGATACCcacatttgtaaagcactcagatCTGCAAGCAAAGTATAAAACTACCTAGTCTACGCAAAGCCGCCATGCCAGTCTGAGGAGCTAAGACAAGGTAAGCCAGGTCTTACCACTAGCTTCAAAGTACCagggacaggcagcccagaggGGAGAGAATATTTTCCATCACAAACATACAGAAAAAGGCTTTGGAGCTCCGATGTCCTCTTTGAGATACAAAGTGTGTTAATTTAAGCCATACAAACCTTTTGGACTCTGGGTTTAAGTTGCCTACATAAGGTCTTGATGTCAAATTCCAACTGCTtccctggggagggagagaaagagaaaagattgTCACTTAAAAATGGGAAGAGTTAGTTCATTTTGGTAAGAGTCCTTTCCGTAACTGCAGTTTCACCTCAGCTCAGCCGTTCAGTCTGCTGCATAGCCATACAGGAGACATCAGGCCATAAGCTGCTTACTAACAACTGGCTCACACCAAGGCTCAGCATTGCCAGCTGGCAATGCAAAGAGGGGCGAGCAAAGAATCAAGATGTAAGATACATCTCAGCCACCTAGGAGCAAGGAACAAAATGGATGGTGAGATTCACTGAAAGCAACACAGAAAAATTAGGTGGATAAAGAAAGCCATTCATGCACTTTGATGCTTTTGGCTTCTGTCACCACCCCTACAGGAGGGAGGtttagtggttaaagcacagaacTAGGAATCAGAGGATCTAGGTTCTGCTGTATGGGACTTGGCCAGTTTACTTAGCTTCACTGTCCcctcatttataaaatggggaggAGGAATGATAAGCATGAGCTGTCTACTATGTAGACCTACTGAGAGGCTTAAATTGTTCATCTTTGTAAAGGGTTTTGAGATCCTGTACTTTACCGCACCATGGAAGTGCAAAGGATTACTTAACACACTTCCCCCCGGCACCAGAAGTCTTCACATATTTCCagaaaaacagtaacaaaattgCACAGCTTTACACTTCAAAAGATGACATGAAAGAGAAGGGTAGGCCAAAGCATACTTCTTACCACTCTTCTGTTAAGAGATCCCAGCATGTACCTGGCCCAGAGAAgcttaaaatgaagcatttcatgCTGGGACCTGTGATATCCCTGAGCCACAGGATTTACTCCATTTTATGCAAGTCAGGTAGAACCTAAGGATTAGAGGCATGTTGCAAACATGGCTCTCCCCACCAACAATACTGCAGCAGAACTCTTTACCTTTATTAGATCTTTTCACCGAAACCGGCTTCCCAATGTCAATGGGGCGCTGAATGCTCGTCATCTTCTTGCTGCCCCTTGTGGGAGCTGCCAGGCCTCTCTCTTTACTGCACCTGGATGCTACTGCAGGCCCTGTGAACAGTTTGTTCAGCCATCCAGTTGCCTTTTTTGTTGCAAGTACTTTAGGTCTTTTCTTAATCTCCAAATAAAGGGGTCCCAGAAACTCAGTGATTTCAGAAGGGAAGGTAAACCCCTTAATGTAAGGCATCTGCTGGGTCCTGGACACCTCCTGCAGCAACCCAGACAACACCCCATATAAAGAAATGAGGCTTTGTAATACACACCTATAAAGAATCCTGGGAAAATAAACACATGGGCATGAGCCAGCTGCAGACACAAGCTGTTTAACTTGTATTCACTAAGCAAGTACACTAATCCTGTACCtgcctctccctcttcctccccttttTGCCTAAAGAAGtccctttcctcttccctcctgcccccgacACTTCTGGGTCCTGACTTCATGCTCTCCAACCACCTTTCCTTGCATGTGTTTCGAAACTGGTTCTTCCCTACAAATACCCTAACCTCCCAATGTAAACTGCTTCTTCAATGCTGATTTCTGGCCTAAGGGAGGGTTACCAGTTTTGGCTGGACCTAtccctggaggtttcatcatgatataatctttaattaaagattcatctttaactcctggagactccaggacagtcctggagggttggcaaccctaatcatGGAACATCAGGACAGAACTTGCTCTACTCTATAAGTCTCcatccaatacccaccctccagAAACCTCTTTTCTTCCCTAGCACTATATCTTGTGGATCTTCCATAAACCCTGGGAATTAGCATGTTCCCAGGTAACATCCAGCCAAGCCCATTTAACAGGCATTCTTTCATGCACCAAAACATTCTGCATCAATTCAATACAGTTGGGCCTACTTATTTGATATTATACACTTTCCTTTTCAATGTCAACTGGAAAAAATTTTTCCTGTTCCAAACAGCACTTATACAATTTATTATATACATGGAGCTACGCCACGCAAGAGaatctgtatttttttcagtCTAACTGCACACTTTGTACATGAAGCAATGACGTGAAGAGACTGGAACAATGATTGCACTGAAAGAATCAGGAGCACTGAGGACTGACTCCATTCCatcaattttattttcagatgaGGCTGATTGGTTACTGGAAAATCCCAGATGTTAAAAAATGTTGTGGCAAACTGACACCATGTAGTATAGAGAGGTATATACAGGGTGAAATGGTTACTGGAAAATCCCAGATGTTAAAAAATGTTGTGGCAAACTGACACCATGTAGTATAGAGAGGTATATACAGGGTGAAATGAACTTGGCTAAAGAAAATATATGTTTTGCAGTTTATGTAAAGTGCAGGTCCTGTTAGCAGTTGTGGGAGAGCCTTGAAGGAAGAGGGCTAATTGGAAAAACTGGACCTGGAAGGTAACTGACAAGATAGGAGGGAAAGTCCTTAAAGAAGACACCCTAGTTACCAAGAGTGGTTCAAACTGGTTTAATCAAAAAGAAATTTTCAGTCATGTAGGGTATGataacaaaggtataacaagctGAGGGTTCACTCCGAGTACCTGCCCTGTCCAGCTGGAACCAGCCTACATGGGTTTGAGCACCCCGGGTCTAGTTCTGTTGTAAGTATCCAATCCATACTTATAACTGCATGTTACTATATGGGTGTGGTTATTGCTTAGGCATTTAAGACACATTTGGAGCAACTATAAATATCATTttgcctttggatttaataaaggaatttatggttaaattagtgtcaTGGTAAAACcctgtattaataataataattctaacCACCCTGACTGTGGTATAGTTAAGGTTAGAGAAATTTGCTAAGTATGCACATTTCACATCCACTACAGCATCCTACAGGATATCCAGTAAGAGAACACAGCTTCTTTGTCGCACATGGAACTGGCAGGTCAAGAGGGAAGGAAGGTGGCAACGACTAGGACTACACCACCCTGTTCTGGTGAGATAACTCACTAAGCAGAAAGGCCAGAGTACGGCCATGCCATCTGCTGGTGAAAGTATCCAAGGaaaagaagacagacaaaaaacaGTAAAGATTAGT
Proteins encoded in this window:
- the TAF13 gene encoding transcription initiation factor TFIID subunit 13, whose protein sequence is MADEEEDPPFEEDTEEAGGGPDGGQGKRKRLFSKELRCMMYGFGDDQNPYTESVDILEDLVIEFITEMTHKAMSIGRQGRVQVEDIVFLIRKDPRKFARVKDLLTMNEELKRARKAFDEANYGS
- the NEPRO gene encoding nucleolus and neural progenitor protein isoform X2 is translated as MAAPGQGEAAWNRWRVPWPASCATVALPAQNPAVRCLPTVIKGCYKVEQCLKRLNQMNLTGSIQGLAELCPKKSKSENARECLVPSQPVIEVVAVKILGGCKLLLRLLECCCKAFVLSVKHLCLEEYILLNTVVSGLLSRLWILYRCVLQSLISLYGVLSGLLQEVSRTQQMPYIKGFTFPSEITEFLGPLYLEIKKRPKVLATKKATGWLNKLFTGPAVASRCSKERGLAAPTRGSKKMTSIQRPIDIGKPVSVKRSNKGKQLEFDIKTLCRQLKPRVQKDVDFRLTLSEAKAARSQHTKSLVLRFREACSFGELSEALKMAVLCCKSKKLKSEAFFLGTKLLKSKRLQHVEAQGCSLQKKLGCVKASICKYLLSGLQKACWPKQYHRACFWQQRKIKLSRRSKSVSKKTPEFVQQNTSILFEDSMPGAVSLFPAQQCEHSLHLRKAGDCSTATHVGEQDKVGISEPVALERNPGPTVKGASENDDIDDIFAAMGV
- the NEPRO gene encoding nucleolus and neural progenitor protein isoform X1 — protein: MAAPGQGEAAWNRWRVPWPASCATVALPAQNPAVRCLPTVIKGCYKVSTLLKSKAVDAEGKVLHSILYGFHNRMSHHKTYLSLKQVEQCLKRLNQMNLTGSIQGLAELCPKKSKSENARECLVPSQPVIEVVAVKILGGCKLLLRLLECCCKAFVLSVKHLCLEEYILLNTVVSGLLSRLWILYRCVLQSLISLYGVLSGLLQEVSRTQQMPYIKGFTFPSEITEFLGPLYLEIKKRPKVLATKKATGWLNKLFTGPAVASRCSKERGLAAPTRGSKKMTSIQRPIDIGKPVSVKRSNKGKQLEFDIKTLCRQLKPRVQKDVDFRLTLSEAKAARSQHTKSLVLRFREACSFGELSEALKMAVLCCKSKKLKSEAFFLGTKLLKSKRLQHVEAQGCSLQKKLGCVKASICKYLLSGLQKACWPKQYHRACFWQQRKIKLSRRSKSVSKKTPEFVQQNTSILFEDSMPGAVSLFPAQQCEHSLHLRKAGDCSTATHVGEQDKVGISEPVALERNPGPTVKGASENDDIDDIFAAMGV
- the NEPRO gene encoding nucleolus and neural progenitor protein isoform X3, whose translation is MAAPGQGEAAWNRWRVPWPASCATVALPAQNPAVRCLPTVIKGCYKVSTLLKSKAVDAEGKVLHSILYGFHNRMSHHKTYLSLKQVEQCLKRLNQMNLTGSIQGLAELCPKILYRCVLQSLISLYGVLSGLLQEVSRTQQMPYIKGFTFPSEITEFLGPLYLEIKKRPKVLATKKATGWLNKLFTGPAVASRCSKERGLAAPTRGSKKMTSIQRPIDIGKPVSVKRSNKGKQLEFDIKTLCRQLKPRVQKDVDFRLTLSEAKAARSQHTKSLVLRFREACSFGELSEALKMAVLCCKSKKLKSEAFFLGTKLLKSKRLQHVEAQGCSLQKKLGCVKASICKYLLSGLQKACWPKQYHRACFWQQRKIKLSRRSKSVSKKTPEFVQQNTSILFEDSMPGAVSLFPAQQCEHSLHLRKAGDCSTATHVGEQDKVGISEPVALERNPGPTVKGASENDDIDDIFAAMGV
- the NEPRO gene encoding nucleolus and neural progenitor protein isoform X5, producing the protein MRRELFSCMKLKSKSENARECLVPSQPVIEVVAVKILGGCKLLLRLLECCCKAFVLSVKHLCLEEYILLNTVVSGLLSRLWILYRCVLQSLISLYGVLSGLLQEVSRTQQMPYIKGFTFPSEITEFLGPLYLEIKKRPKVLATKKATGWLNKLFTGPAVASRCSKERGLAAPTRGSKKMTSIQRPIDIGKPVSVKRSNKGKQLEFDIKTLCRQLKPRVQKDVDFRLTLSEAKAARSQHTKSLVLRFREACSFGELSEALKMAVLCCKSKKLKSEAFFLGTKLLKSKRLQHVEAQGCSLQKKLGCVKASICKYLLSGLQKACWPKQYHRACFWQQRKIKLSRRSKSVSKKTPEFVQQNTSILFEDSMPGAVSLFPAQQCEHSLHLRKAGDCSTATHVGEQDKVGISEPVALERNPGPTVKGASENDDIDDIFAAMGV
- the NEPRO gene encoding nucleolus and neural progenitor protein isoform X4; translation: MLNCLDCSGISNRKSKSENARECLVPSQPVIEVVAVKILGGCKLLLRLLECCCKAFVLSVKHLCLEEYILLNTVVSGLLSRLWILYRCVLQSLISLYGVLSGLLQEVSRTQQMPYIKGFTFPSEITEFLGPLYLEIKKRPKVLATKKATGWLNKLFTGPAVASRCSKERGLAAPTRGSKKMTSIQRPIDIGKPVSVKRSNKGKQLEFDIKTLCRQLKPRVQKDVDFRLTLSEAKAARSQHTKSLVLRFREACSFGELSEALKMAVLCCKSKKLKSEAFFLGTKLLKSKRLQHVEAQGCSLQKKLGCVKASICKYLLSGLQKACWPKQYHRACFWQQRKIKLSRRSKSVSKKTPEFVQQNTSILFEDSMPGAVSLFPAQQCEHSLHLRKAGDCSTATHVGEQDKVGISEPVALERNPGPTVKGASENDDIDDIFAAMGV